CCGGCAGCGACCTTGTTACAAGGCTGGCCACAAGATTGTCTCTGATTTCCGCCTTTCGTTTTGACGGCATCTTTTTTATATCCGGATGATCCGCCATCCATTTGCCGCATTCAAGATCAAGCCTGCTCTTGATCACGGCTGCAGGAACGCTTCTTTTGTCCCTTCTCAGTGAAAGTCCTATATAATCGCCGATCCTGGGAGAACCGAGGCTGAACGAGCTGTCGTTGTAGTCGAAAAGGCTGACCCAGCCGGTCGTTTCTTCATCGGGAAGGTTGTCTATCGGCGAGAATCTGTTCCTGTAAAGACAGTCGGCAAGCCATGATTCGATATCCGAAGGCACCGGCCCTTTCACCTTGTATTGCGATATGCTTACGGTATTCGATAATATCCCCATAGATTATTCCCTTTCATTAAAATTGCGATATTCTCCAGAATCTTAACATCATCCGGCAGTGCATCCGTGTAGCATATTTTACCTCGAATCCTCCAGAAGTTTATGCATGTTTCATCGGGGAAAATTTATTAAGAGTTCAATTCGAAAACATTCGTTGTTTCAACCGAGAACTTTCTTTAGTATATCGGTCAGATTACTCAGGCTGTAGGGTTTCTGAATGAAGCCTGAAAAGCCTTTGCCTGAAATTTTCTGAGCGATCTCCTGCTCGTTGTAGCCGCTGCTCATTATCACACGGATATCGGGATCGATCTTAATCAGTTCACGGAAGGTCTCTTCCCCGTCCATATGCGGCATGGTCAGGTCGAGAATTATGCAGCGGATTTTACCCCTGTTTTGATTAAAGACCTCAACGGCATTCCTCCCGTCACTGGCGGTAAGCACATCAAAGCCTATACGTTCAAGCAGCAGCCGGCAAAGGTTTCTTATGGATTCATCGTCATCTACAAGAAGTATCGTGCCGCTGCCTTTCCAGACGTCCGCTGTCTTTTTATTCTCAGACGATGTTGTTTCCGACACTGACATGACCGCCGGGAACATCACCCTGAATGTCGTCCCCTTACCCGGTTCGCTGTCAACCATAAGTCCTCCGTTGTGTCCCCTCACAATGCCCAGAACGGCAGCCAGTCCAAGTCCCCTGCCGGTAAACTTTGTCGTGAAGAACGGATCGAATATTTTATCCATGGTGGCCTTGTCCATACCCGAACCGGTGTCTGCTATTTCCAGATAGACATACGTGCCTTCTTTTATTTCATTATGAACTTGTGTATTCTTCAGATAATTGCTGTCGCATTCCATAAGACCTGTTTCTACCGATATTGCACCGCCCTTTTCGCCTATGGCTTCAGAAGCGTTAATTATAAGGTTCATGATTATCTGCCGGATCTGTGCCGCATCAGCCTTTATGAAAGGAAGTCCCTTTGCCAGATTATAATTGAGGATAGCCTTTTTCGACACAGATACATCAAGCATGCGGCCCATTTCGCCTACGACCTCCGAGAGGTCTATGGGCCGGATGACAAAACGGCCTTTCCCTGAATAAGCCAGCATCTGCTTGCACAGATCCGCCGCTTTTATCGCTACATTGTTTATGTCTTCAAGCCTCTGTCTTGCAGGCGATGTCTCGGAAATCTCCATCTGGGCAAGCTCCGCATTTCCAAGAACAACCATGAGCATATTGTTGAAATCATGCGCTATGCCTCCCGCCAGCACACCCAGGCTCTCGAGTTTCTGCGCCTGCTGAAGCTTTTCCTCAACCTTCCGGCGTTCTTCCTCCGCATTCTTGCGTCTCGTGATGTCCCGGAAAAATCCGCAGAAACAGGTCTTACCCTTAACCTCCACGAGGGATGAACTGACATCCGCATAAATTATCGTGCCGTCCGTTTTCTGTAAGGGAATGTCCCTTACCATCACAATCTCTCTCTTTATCTGTTTCTCAAATATATCCAAGATATAGGAAAGATCAGTTTCACGGACAATGTCACTGATGCCGTACTCAGATATCATATCCAGCTGCAGACCGAGCATGTTGCAGAAAGACATGTTACACGATATGAATTTTCTTGTCTCGATATCTATGAGAAGTATGCCGTCATTTGCATAATCGAATATACTTTTAAAACGGCTCTCCGATTCCTTCAGCGCCTCCTCTGCCTGCTTTTGTTTCGTTACATCTTCGAAGACTGCCACTATCTCACCCGAAGGAAGCTTATAGACGAAATTGTCGTACCATTTGTTCAGGCGTTTGTCCTTATATAGCTTCACCGGAAAGTTTTCGGCTGCTCCCGTCTTCCAGACGCGTCTGAAGACTTCAATCAGACCGAATTCCTCAACACCCGGCCTTGCCTCGAATATGCTTTTGCCGACGAGATTCTTTCTGTCGTCATTGTCCATGATCTCGCCGGCACGGTTGAAGTCCCTGAATATGAAATCCCTGCCGCCGTCCACCACCTCATACACTGCCACCCCGTTGTTTATCCCGTCGAACAGCGCCCGGTAGCGTTCCTGGCTTTCTTTAAGGGCCTTTTCCGCATTCCTGCGCGTCGTGATATCGCGGACAGTGCCGAACCTGTACAAGGTACGCCCCTCATCATCCCTGATCATGGAAAACCTGTCGGCCACCCAGTTGTAATGACCCGCCTTCGTTTTGATGCGGAATTCGACATGATAAGGCCCGCCGCCTTCTCTATCTGCTGCATCAAGCATTTCTTTGACACCGCCTAAATCTTCGGGATGGATCCTGTCCAATATCTCATCGATACTCATGGATAGCATCTCTTCGGGGGTATATCCAAGGACTTGCGATGAAGCAGGACTCATGTATTCGAAACGGTTGGACCTGTAGCTTCTCCTGTATACCGCGTCCGAGGAATTGTCCAGAACCTCCCTCAGGTTCCTTTCGCTTTCCTTGAGCGCAATCTCGGCCTTGTCCTTTTCGATCATGACCGTTTCGAGTTCGCTGTATACCCTCTGGCCGTTCAGCATGAAAAAGCATGTATCCCAAGCGAGTTCTGCAAGCAGTATGGTCAGAAAGAATATCACATCCGGTGTATTGTTAGTAAAATATATGTAATGCCACGAGGAAAGCATGATAAGGCCTCTCGTGAAGAAAATCGCACCATAAATAAGATGTATTGCTGCGATGATATAGTTGAGCCGCCTGCTGCCTTTATCCCTGTTCCTTATGAACTCGAAGGCTATTACAAAGGTCATGAAGGAAAAGGCAAGTGTCGAAATGAATCCGCGCGCTTGTATATCGTTCACGATATAATAGAAGTAGCAAAGACACAGGAATGCCAGAACGGGAATGGCATAATAGGCACGTGATATTTTTTCCCGGCCAAAGAAGAGCCTGATGCCATAAAAACGTATTATCAGGACGCTCGATATGCCTGTATTCGCGATTATTATCGTAAAGAAGTCCGCCAGAGCACCCCTGAATATGACCCTCGAGAGCATCATGGCCTGGAAAATCGCGGTCAGGAAAGTTGTCAGCGTCCAGAATCCGAAGCCCCTGTAGGTCTTCTGTACGCTCATATAGGCATACAGCAGACCTGCCATAACGAACAGCACCAGGATATTGGTCAGGAAGATTGTCTTTACGTCCATAAGCTTCCCTCCGTATCTGAACACTCACTGTACTTATTTTTCGGAATGCATGGTCAACAAACTTGAAAAAAAATGAAGGACATTCAGGAAATCAGCCCCCGGATGTATATTCCTCCCTGTACACCTCGATGAAAGACATGGCGGCCGCGAATATAACCGGACCTATCACTATGCCGGGAACTCCGATCATCTGAATCCCGCCTAGAATCGAGAAAAGTATCCATATCGGGCTGATTTCCTCCGATCCCCTCATGAGGTAAGGGCCCAGCACATTATCACATATGCCTATCACAATGATTCCGTAACATGCGATGAACAGAGCGTCTTTAAGCTCAGAAGTCAGCAGCAGAACGATGACCGCGGATGTCCATACCGTAACAGAGCCTATAATGGGAATCATTATCCCGGTTGCAACGGCAAGGCACCATAGAAAAACCGGGAGTCCGGTGAAGTAGAATCCCGGAAAGGAAATGAATGCAACGGCCAGCGAATTAAGCAGCATGCCTCTGACAACGGATCTGCTGACGCCTTTCAGTTTTTTCATTATCTTAACAGTCTGATGCCCGGGCAGAGGGACCGTTCTGATCAGAAACCTTATCATGGCGGGTCCGTCCCTTAAAAAGCAGAACATGGACATGAGAAACACCAGGATGCCTGCCGCAATCTTTATGGTGTTGGTCATGAATGCCGCGCTGATTCCTATTATGAACGACTCGATATGAGATACCTGGCTCATAACCTGCTGTCTTATAGCCTTTTCAGACAGGTGCAGATAATTGTTCGTGTAATAGAATATTTTTTTTATTCCTGCGGGAGGCCTGTCAAAATACCGTGGTATGTCGTGCATCCATACCGAGGTCTCGCTGATTATATATGTGCCGATTATCACCAGCGGAATAAGCACAATTATAATAAATATGGCCACCACCAGAAGAGATGCCGCCGTACGCCTGCCTTTTAAAAGCACAAGGATCCTTTTATAAAGAGGGTACATGAATGCGGCGAAAACCATTGCAAGCAGGATTACACTCACATATGGCATGAATACCAGCACAAGCAGAAAGATCGACAGAAACAGAGCAAAAAAGAAAAACGGTATTTTCTGGTTCACTCACACACCTCTGTCATATGCTGCACCACATCATTTCAGAAATAAACCCTCCCCAGCAGATAGACCGACCTCGGGTAAAGGCCGAATTCCGATTTAACATCAAGTGCAAAATCATGAGTATTGTAAAAAGAGGTTTCCCCGTAAGGGATTGTCCCTCCCAATATGAGTTCCGCCTCGTCGCTTATGCTGTAGATAACGCCAGGACCGAACAGAATGGAGCCGTCATCGAGATTAGCAATCAATACACCCTGAAGTTTAAAAAGCGGTGAAGGTTCTCCCATAACGAATATCCCGGCATAATTCCTGCCCATATACGGGTCCATGATATCCGGATAGTCCAATATGCGCTCCATATATTGATCCGGATTGGATTTGCCGTTTCCGTGATAATAATATTCCAGTATCACATGAAGCGAATTTTCCCACCTCTTGTCTATCCCCAGCGAAATCTGGAAGAAATCCGCATGGGCTTCACCTTCAATCGGATGGGAATAGTTGCCTTCGAGTCTTAACCCCAGACCCGATGCCTCCGCATTAAGCGTCATTCCAAGAAGTCTTCTGGAATCGGTCTTGCCGGCAAACACTGTAATGTCGAGGCTTTTCACATTCGTGCCGCCTCTCAGGATCACAGCGGATTTCTCCCAGGAAGGGTCATTGTCATCATATCCCGCTACACCCAGCGCGGTTATGGTTGAGAGGTCCGTAATGTCATAATCGAAGCGCAATGCATCGACCCCGGGCCTGAATTCCCGATCTACTGCGGTTGCTGAAAAAGGATAGAAAACATCGTTCGGTGTGAATATGAAATTATTGGCAAGGCTTACAGGCTGCCTGCCTGCGGTCAGATTATACCGGTCAGAGTGGTATTTTACGCTCAGCTGGTCGATGTCGCCTATTATCATCGAGCTGTCGGTCTCGGATATTTCCCAGTACAGCTGAGGATAGCGGTACGGGCTGTCCTTCTCTTTGCTGAGATTCGAGAAATACGTCTGCTCGTTCGAGCTAGCATAGATATACCCGTTGAAATCAAGGCGAGTGTTTCCGGCTATTGTCGAATCGAGAAGGAGCCTTGAATTAGCACTGTTAAAGCCCTCGGTGTCATCGGGATAAATGATTTCCGGCTGAGGATAATGGGTGAATCCGCTCATAAGGTCAATTGCAAGGCGCCCTCTGAAATTGGAATTATCCCCCTTGTATTCGTAAAATGCCTCTGCCCTTTCCGGTTGCAGGAAGATTGCCATGGCTATTACAACAAGAACCAGTCTTAAATTGCCATTATCCTGTCTCCTGTCCCCTGTCTCCTGCAATCTTCCTGTCATTCAACCCTCCTGTCCTCTGTTATCTCCCCGTCTTTCATCATGATAAGCCTGTGCGCTCGCTCCATAACCCTTGAATCATGCGTCGAGAAAAGAAACGTTGAGTTGTGGTCGTGATTAAGACGCTCCATCAGCACCAGCAGAGACTCGGCGGTCCTGGAATCCACATTTGCTGTAGGCTCGTCGGCAAGGATAAGGGCCGGGTCCGACACCATGGCCCTTGCAATTGCGACGCGCTGCTGCTGGCCTCCGGAAAGCTGGTTCGGTCTTCTGTCGGCAAGATCCGCCATACCGACTTCATCAAGAATGGCCATAACCCTTTCCCTTCTTTCCTTCTCGTGAATTCCCTGAAGAACCAGCACGAACTCGGCATTTTCATAGGCGGTAAGTACAGGGATAAGGTTGTAGGCCTGAAACACGATCCCGATCCGGTTCATTCTCATAATCGAGAGCTCGGCCTTTGACATTTCGGCTATATTCCTGCCTTCCACCACGATTTTTCCCGAACTCGGGGTATCGAG
Above is a window of Desulfomonilia bacterium DNA encoding:
- a CDS encoding AI-2E family transporter gives rise to the protein MNQKIPFFFFALFLSIFLLVLVFMPYVSVILLAMVFAAFMYPLYKRILVLLKGRRTAASLLVVAIFIIIVLIPLVIIGTYIISETSVWMHDIPRYFDRPPAGIKKIFYYTNNYLHLSEKAIRQQVMSQVSHIESFIIGISAAFMTNTIKIAAGILVFLMSMFCFLRDGPAMIRFLIRTVPLPGHQTVKIMKKLKGVSRSVVRGMLLNSLAVAFISFPGFYFTGLPVFLWCLAVATGIMIPIIGSVTVWTSAVIVLLLTSELKDALFIACYGIIVIGICDNVLGPYLMRGSEEISPIWILFSILGGIQMIGVPGIVIGPVIFAAAMSFIEVYREEYTSGG
- a CDS encoding PAS domain S-box protein; the protein is MDVKTIFLTNILVLFVMAGLLYAYMSVQKTYRGFGFWTLTTFLTAIFQAMMLSRVIFRGALADFFTIIIANTGISSVLIIRFYGIRLFFGREKISRAYYAIPVLAFLCLCYFYYIVNDIQARGFISTLAFSFMTFVIAFEFIRNRDKGSRRLNYIIAAIHLIYGAIFFTRGLIMLSSWHYIYFTNNTPDVIFFLTILLAELAWDTCFFMLNGQRVYSELETVMIEKDKAEIALKESERNLREVLDNSSDAVYRRSYRSNRFEYMSPASSQVLGYTPEEMLSMSIDEILDRIHPEDLGGVKEMLDAADREGGGPYHVEFRIKTKAGHYNWVADRFSMIRDDEGRTLYRFGTVRDITTRRNAEKALKESQERYRALFDGINNGVAVYEVVDGGRDFIFRDFNRAGEIMDNDDRKNLVGKSIFEARPGVEEFGLIEVFRRVWKTGAAENFPVKLYKDKRLNKWYDNFVYKLPSGEIVAVFEDVTKQKQAEEALKESESRFKSIFDYANDGILLIDIETRKFISCNMSFCNMLGLQLDMISEYGISDIVRETDLSYILDIFEKQIKREIVMVRDIPLQKTDGTIIYADVSSSLVEVKGKTCFCGFFRDITRRKNAEEERRKVEEKLQQAQKLESLGVLAGGIAHDFNNMLMVVLGNAELAQMEISETSPARQRLEDINNVAIKAADLCKQMLAYSGKGRFVIRPIDLSEVVGEMGRMLDVSVSKKAILNYNLAKGLPFIKADAAQIRQIIMNLIINASEAIGEKGGAISVETGLMECDSNYLKNTQVHNEIKEGTYVYLEIADTGSGMDKATMDKIFDPFFTTKFTGRGLGLAAVLGIVRGHNGGLMVDSEPGKGTTFRVMFPAVMSVSETTSSENKKTADVWKGSGTILLVDDDESIRNLCRLLLERIGFDVLTASDGRNAVEVFNQNRGKIRCIILDLTMPHMDGEETFRELIKIDPDIRVIMSSGYNEQEIAQKISGKGFSGFIQKPYSLSNLTDILKKVLG
- a CDS encoding ABC transporter ATP-binding protein; the protein is MNEEIVRLEDVKKIYITGDVETYALNGISLSVKKGEFAALCGPSGSGKTTALNLIGALDTPSSGKIVVEGRNIAEMSKAELSIMRMNRIGIVFQAYNLIPVLTAYENAEFVLVLQGIHEKERRERVMAILDEVGMADLADRRPNQLSGGQQQRVAIARAMVSDPALILADEPTANVDSRTAESLLVLMERLNHDHNSTFLFSTHDSRVMERAHRLIMMKDGEITEDRRVE